GGTGAGGCTGCCGCCTCTTCACCTTGTGCTGGTGCCGTTGTGCATGTGACGGTGACGTTGCGCACCTTACTGTCTTTCCCCCTTTCCAGAGACAAATCCTCGCTGCAGTTCGGACCACTTGCTTGGCTCAAGAAAGGAGTGGGGCTTGACGATGCGGCGTGCTTTTCATCTTCCTCAGTCGCCTTCGTGGCCGTCTtctccgtgcgtgcgcgtgccgcttTTGGTGCGCACACGAACACCGTCACCTTGAGGTCTCCCACGAAGCAAGCGGGCAGCGACGCAGTGTGGCCAtccgccatctcctccgctcGGTAGGTGTAGGTAACATGCATCTCCGTCGGCGTCGTGTACGACACCGCAAAACCGCCTTCCATGGGCCGTGTCTGCCCCACCTGCACCTCATCCTCCCCCCCGTTACCCGCCGCCAATTGCGACGCGTCGAAGGCTTTGTCCACTGGGTGGTAACAGTTTAACCCGCAGATTAGCCCCGTACCACCGATAGGCTTGTTGCCACCTGTGGTGGCGAGCAGCATCGACTTGCCAGAGGCCCCGAGGCGCTTCTGAACAGTGGTGAAGTCGACTCGAATACACAGAGTGACTCCGTCCTCCTCAATCCGCCACTGACAGCCGTCCCCGACGTCCGTGAAAGATGTTGTGCGGAGCGCCTCCGTCGCTGTGCTGGAAAGATCACGCTTGTCAAGGGACTTGGTGAAGATGTTGAGGCCCAAAAATGCGCTCGATTTGCCGAGTGGcttgttgccgctgctggtgctgatAAGCACCGACTTGCCGGAGGAGCTTGCCCCGCAGTCCTTACTGAGATCACAGTAGAGGAACAGAACCGACTGCACCACCATCATGCGCAGGTTCTTCGCCCCCCTCATGTCGCACCGCTCAGACATGGTCTTGTTCGCAACtgcgtgcgcttgtgtgtatgtgtgtgtgtgtgtgagagagagaggcaggagagCACCGTTCAGTAACAGCCATAAAGCATACGCGAGTGGGAcagtgcgtgtctgcgcatTTATGCGTGCCTATGTACGTGTGCAAGCCAGTAGCACCGGCagccctctctcttcttttaTCCTACCTCTTCCTTCTTCCCGCGTCCGAGACGCAGTGCATCAGAGTGTTCGACCCCGCCGCCGGAACGTGGTGGCACGTGGACATGGGTTGGGTAGTTCGAGAAGGGGTGTGGGGAGATGAAAGATGAGAGATGAGAGCTGACGTGTAGTGCAGGCTGAGGGGTTGCGTGGGAGCCGCCAAGGGCGAAAAgcacaagaaaaaagggcGGGAGGAAggtgcacacacagggaGAAGGCAGCCGAccatctgtgtgtgtgctcggagcccacacacacttccACGCCACGCACGGCACTCGTGCACGCCCACGCCAGTGCACGCCATGCAGACGCGCCAGCGCTGCACGGAGACTGTGGGGAGGGTGTGgcgcagagaggggaagggcggATGAGATTGGGAGAAGCGATGAAGCAAAGAGGTGCGCGGGCCTACATACAACAACAATCACCAAAGATGATTCGCCGGGCCTCATCGCCTAATGTACATCCACCGTAAGCGAGACCAGAATAGAGACCAGAAGGAGAACGATCAAGGTAACCAAAgcagcgcacacaaacaTGGCGGTGCTACACTGTCCGTCCACTCTCCCACGCTGTGCCCAACATGCTAGACAGCGCTAGCGGCCATCCCGCATACAGGAGGCCAGGGTAGCGGCAAACTCCCCCAcaagcggcgcagccgctggcGTGTCCGCCCCCACGACGACATCGACAAGGGCTGAATGGCTGGCACGAACAtgcacctctgccgctgtctgctgcgctgtgcaGTTCACGAGAAGGCTGCTGGGAAAGACCAAGTGAGAGAGAAGCCGCGACACGACGGGTGCGCGCGTCGTGACATCCGACAACGGCGCGGCCAGGCGCGGCAGAACGGCAAACGAGACACAGACGTCCCCGCGGCTAAGTAATCCATTGGCTGCCGTCTCGGCCCCATCAAACCACTTGCTCGGCGCGGACCCATCCTTAGGTGGTGTGCGCACCGTAGAAGTGGTGTGCCAGCTTCTATTCAAGAGAGCCTCCACTTCTgccctcgcctccgcctcgacACGGCGCCGGGTGTCGACCGCGAAGAGCAGCGGTGGGGATGCAAGCACCTCGTAAAGGTGCTGTACCGCCGGCAAGTCCAGCGCCACCAAAGACGGCGCTCCGCCACATGGCGGCTGCACTGCTATCACGACGTTCGGCCGCCAACGCGTGGCTTCAGAGCTGGCAGGGAGGCGGCCATCGCGCTTCCACTCCGCCGTGACGCTCAGAAGACACATGCAAAAGTCCACCAGagtgcacgcgcacctgGAGACATCAGGAAGCGGAtgctgcgcgtctgcgtggCTCCACACCGGTGCCGCGTACGGTTTCAACGGCACACGGTGCTTTTGAGGAAGCCACAACTCCAAGTGCTCCACGTTGCCACACGCGTCAACCGGCGTGCTGAGCTCGTGTGTCGCGGGATTCACCTTGCGGAGTGTCGCGCCTTGGTCCGCGACGCCTCCTGCCGCAACGCAGGTGTCGTGAGGGACGGGTTCGTTGGCGACGTCCTCCGTGAAGACTCTGTCTAAGGGCTGCGTCAGCGCGCTTCGCACCCATTCCATGCCGGCCTGTAACGGCACCACCAACGCTTGCAGCCTCATTGTCCATTGCTCTGGATGCGCCAGGGTCGTTTCCAGGCAGCACACGCTGTGCAACCACTGCGCAGCCGGTGCCACGTGACTGTCAGGAGACTCGGACACCGATATCGTATCGTCCTCCCTCAAAACGAGTGTGCACAGTCCCGACTCCAACACATTCAGCGAGTAGGCGTTCACCTCGCTTGACATGCGCAGACGCCTGCGCACGTCAAAGGCGATCTCGTCGGCCAAGCACGACAGATTGGCAAACATCGTGTTCAAGTCTTTCTGGTCCTGCCGCGTCGCAGGGGATGCGCCAAGAAGCACGTCCGTGTGGGCAAGGGAgaggtggtgcgcgtgcagcgTCTCGAGGTCTGCCGCCAGCGATGCAACACTGCGCAAACACCCTTCCCGCTTGTCCATGACACACAGCTTGTAGAAGTGCTGACCGACGCAGACGTTGACGTGGGCTGCGTCTACGCAGGAGACAACAGAAAGGGCGTCGTaccggcgaggcggtgcgggtgGCTGGCGTGCCCGCATTCTCACCATTTGGTCTGCCACTGTATTGACGGATGCAGACCCagtggcagcgacgccgtTTCGCGCGACTACTGACTCTGGTGTGTCGCTCATTTCCTGCCCTGTCGGCTCCACCCAGCCAAATGTTGTGTCCTTCTGCTCCAGGGGCGGCTCGCTGAAGTTTGTGTTATATACGGCACTGCCTAGCAGACTGGCAAACACGCGCGACGGCACTTGCCCGTCCGCCTCGTGCTCTGAAGCTCCCGGCTGCTtgttgcagcggcgcaggtaCGTCGCCAGCAGTTGATACAGAACAGTCGCCACTCGCAAGAAGGCCTGCCGCGGGCTCGCGTCGGAGATGGAGAACGCGTTTGACCCAACTTCCGGAGCAGTCATGCAAACGACATGATGAGGGTACTGCAGCGGAGACGCGCGGTAGGCCGCGATGTGGCCGAGCCATTCCTCGTACAGTACATCGTGCGCGGGCGTGAAGCGGTGGGAAACGACGGGGGCGCTGCCTGTAGACAGGCCAGCCTCAACAGGAGCCTCTGTCGTCTGCAAGCTAGCGTGCGATCCACGCTCCGCCGTCCATGCCTCATCGCAATCGTAGGTGCCGTTTGGGCGTCCACAGATCGCGTTGGCTGCGGCCGTGAAGATGGTCTGCCCGCCGCGGTTGTGCGCCGCGGCATCGTACGGCCACACCGTGTTGTGAGCAGCGGACACAAACGGGCTCTGAACGTTCGGAGCGCCAGCAGTGCCTTCAGCGTCGAACTGAACCTTTAcgccgctcttcttcttcgcGGCCGACGTCATTGCGACAAGACAGCCCCCGCACGAGATGCCGATTCAATCACAGCGGCAGAGTCTAATGGGGGTGTGGCAGCACAGAATGCGTCCTTGCTTGTGTGAAAAGCACTCATTAGGGGACAGCCTCGCGCTGATGATGAAGATTCTGGTGATGCTgccagcacacgcgcccTCCGCAAGTTACCACAAAACGAAACTGTTAGtaaagaggagaggaggggattggtgtgtgtgggggggagggggagggagagtgtGCCACGTGGGTGTGAGAGACATCCTACTACACACGCCACAGGCGCACGCTCACAGAACAGCTGCGCTTCATCGGACGAAGAGAGCTCGCGCGCGACGTGCAGCAAtgaagtgtgtgtgtgtgtgttgggaggaggggggagagcgaTTCGCAGTAGCCATTGCGCCCAACAGCGGGACAAAGTGACGACGGCACACTGCCTGCAAAAGTCTGGCGCACACTCGTCCCTGTCTCCGatgtctccctctccttcgctctgtcagcctcctcccctgtgCGCCGTCACTTCTTTCGTGTGTATTCAAACACCCGCGGGCGTGACCCATCGCACGGCAGTGCTGCCACTGAGTACCCACGCTCAAAACAACGTAAAAGACCACACCATTTCTACACGACAGAACGGCATCTATTGCTCCTCGACCAGCGAGGTGGGCACTTTGGGGCAGACGCGGCGGGCCGCCTCCCGCTCCCACGGCTGCAGCAACTGCATGCCCAACGACAGTCGCCCCTGCTTCGCTgtcacctccagcagcgcgacaAGCTCCGTAAAGAGGTCAAACAcctccgtcacctcctcgcccgtCTCGGGGTGTGGTCCCCACGAAAAATGAGGCACTACCGTGCCCACTTGGCCCAAAAAGTGGCGCTGCCCTTGCTCGCcatctgcggcgccgcggcgtggCATGTCGCTCTTGCCCCCCTTCTtgagtgcgtgcgccttCGCTTTGGCGTCGATCGCCTgcttcgctgctgcctgtGTGTCCGCCCGAGTCTCTGGCACCCCTGACTTTGCGCCCAGGTCGCCGGTGACAAACATCCCTTGATACCTGAACCGCTGGTGAGTATCGTTGAAGCCTATCTCCACCACAGAGGCAAGCTCCGCGCTGTATAGCAGGAAGCTGCCCTCCGTGATCTTGACAATGGTGACGGTGGTGTAGAGCTGCTGTGGCAGAGTCGGGTCCTCTTTGGCCCTCTTCTGCAGTGCAAGCAGGTAGAGGCACAGAGAGTACTCCAACGACATGTCACCGGCGGAGCGGGAGTTCAAGCGGCACTCGTTGGCGTGGGTGACGATGTGCTCCAGTGCTGAGTGAGGGTAGAAAAGATCTCGCGTTTTCAGCTTGTTGACATCCACGGCACACGTCGGGTCGAAGATGCCATCCCCGGGCCTCGTCTCCACCGCCGGGTGCGGCGTGTTCGGCATCTCCATCTGGGCTTCCTCCATGCAACGCTCCAGCTCCAGGGCGACGCGCAGCTGGCGGTGCACCATCAAATCGCAGTAACGCCGAATCGGTGACGTAAAGTGGGTGTACCAcggcgccgcgacggcaaAGTGGGAGCGGATGTCTTTCTCCGTCGGGTCATTGGCAATGTATTCGGCCGCCATCAAGGAGTACTTGAGCAACTCGCACACGGTGTGGAAGTCTCCGCGATGGTCCTTCTTGATGGTGTCGATAatccgctgcagctcctgtcCAGAGCTGCCGCCGGTAGGGAGACCGCGGTGCGACAGGGCCGCGCGTAGTCGTCTCATCTTCTGCGGTTTCGGCGGTTTGTGCCGACGCAGCAGTGCCCCGTAAGGGATGAACTGCACAATTTTCTGTGCAACGCGTTGATTCGCTAACAACATGAACTCCTCCACGAGCCAGTTGGCCTGAATCTGCTCCTGCACGAAGAACGAGGTCGGAGGCGAGTTCACCTCGTTCCTCTCAAATCGAAAGGCGAGGCGGGTGTTGCCAATAACCACCCGCCCGTCCCGCAGTGATTGCTGGCGAAGCTTGCTCGCGAGCTTGAAGAGGTTCGCGACACTCTGCTTCACCTTGTTtcgggcagcctcctcgccgatgccgaggtccgccgctgcttgcgcCACGTCGAGCACCAccgtgtcgtcgccgtcgagaatctgctgcgcctgctcgtaCGCCAGTCTGCACCGGCTGCGGATGACACTCTGACCGAACCACTCGCACTTCTCCCCCGTCGCTGCCTCGGAAATGAGATGCCCGTCACGGTCGAACTCGAACAGTCCAGAGAAGGCAAACTTGTCTTCGCCGGGGTTCAAGCTACAGTACTCCTCGCTCAGCCGGGACGGCAGCATGGGAATCACGCGGTCCACCAGGTAAGTTGAgttgctgcgccgctgcgcctcctcgtcgagaGCCGTCCTCGGCAACACA
Above is a window of Leishmania mexicana MHOM/GT/2001/U1103 complete genome, chromosome 28 DNA encoding:
- a CDS encoding putative ribonuclease II-like protein, with the translated sequence MDAITCAYALGSDPDLEKRVREGTVVIGRVNVFRNYNTNLSFVRSSRLPCDVVLNSAELRGPALHSDVVAVALLPLTQWQLAPTAASAVPASSNSSTDDETDNSPQAMPSTLPDGRHIAQLIAPETTEELIQNASAEVSLAAQMGAPSFYEWPPEKRPLGRVIRILKRCLPRLHVARIADNQVQPGERLQEKYYYRFRPFNQLYPQLTLQGCDIMAAYHAHINMSLFSLALERGGNGEILTTPRVPNALLCKVHSFLGDASTMAVASHAICTSCNVSNEPFSEEAEACVLKDFTIPSAAELVDMGRRDLRDSEFVLTIDPATARDLDDALSIKPRKDGGYHVGVHIADVSHFVLPRTALDEEAQRRSNSTYLVDRVIPMLPSRLSEEYCSLNPGEDKFAFSGLFEFDRDGHLISEAATGEKCEWFGQSVIRSRCRLAYEQAQQILDGDDTVVLDVAQAAADLGIGEEAARNKVKQSVANLFKLASKLRQQSLRDGRVVIGNTRLAFRFERNEVNSPPTSFFVQEQIQANWLVEEFMLLANQRVAQKIVQFIPYGALLRRHKPPKPQKMRRLRAALSHRGLPTGGSSGQELQRIIDTIKKDHRGDFHTVCELLKYSLMAAEYIANDPTEKDIRSHFAVAAPWYTHFTSPIRRYCDLMVHRQLRVALELERCMEEAQMEMPNTPHPAVETRPGDGIFDPTCAVDVNKLKTRDLFYPHSALEHIVTHANECRLNSRSAGDMSLEYSLCLYLLALQKRAKEDPTLPQQLYTTVTIVKITEGSFLLYSAELASVVEIGFNDTHQRFRYQGMFVTGDLGAKSGVPETRADTQAAAKQAIDAKAKAHALKKGGKSDMPRRGAADGEQGQRHFLGQVGTVVPHFSWGPHPETGEEVTEVFDLFTELVALLEVTAKQGRLSLGMQLLQPWEREAARRVCPKVPTSLVEEQ